Genomic segment of Pseudomonas iranensis:
CGCATCTCTGTCAGATCACCTCCCAGCCACCCCCCAGCGCTTTGTACAAGGCAATGCTCGCCTGCAACCGCGACAGGCGCAGTAGCACGTTGAGGTCTTGCGCCGCATACAGCGTGCGCTGGGTTTGCAGGACGGTGAGCAGGTCTTCGGCGCCGGCCTGGTAGCGGCTCTGGGCGATGTCGAAGGCGGTTTGTGCCTGGTTCAGTTCTTCGCTTTGCCATTGCCGTTGTTCATCGAGGCCACGAATGCTGCTGAGGGCTTTTTCGACGTCGGCGAAGCCGTTGATGATTGCCCCGCGATAGGTCTCCAGCAATTCGTCCTGCCGCGCCTTGGCCTTGTCGCGTTCGGCGCTGAGGCGGCCGTTGTTGAAGATCGGCGCGGTCAGCCCCGAGGACAGGTTGTAGAACGTCGTGCGCAGCAGGTCGGCGGCAAGGTCGGCGCCGCTGCCGAGGCTGGCGGTCAGGGTGATTTTCGGCAGCATCGCGGCGCGGGCGACGGTGACATCAGCCTGGGCTGCGGCGAGCTTGGCCTCGGCGCTGGCAATGTCCGGACGCCGGCTGAGCAAGTCGCTCGGCACGCCGCTGGCGATGTCCGGCCAGTGCAATTGGGCGAAGGATTGCGTGGGCAACGGTAACGCTTGCACCGGTCGGCCGAGCAGGGTGGCGAGGCTGATCAGTGCTTCGCGGGCCTGTTGTTGCACCAGCGGCAGACGACGCTGTTGTTCGGCCACCAGGCTTTTCTGCTGGGCCAGCTCCAGCGCGGTGGCGCTGCCGGCGTCGAAGCGGGTCTGCACCAGATGCAGCACGTTTTGCGCATTGGCCAGATTGAGTTCGGCAATGCGCGCCTGCTCACGCAAGGCCAGGGCCTGGGTGTAACTGTTGGCGACGCCGCTGAGCAAGGTCAGCTCGACGGTGGCGCGGTCGAACTTGCTGGCCTGTACGCCGAGCACGGCACTGTCGCGGGCGGCTCGCTTACCGCCCCAGAAATCGATCTCGTAACTGGCGCTGAGCTCGGCATCGTAATAGTCAAGCGAGCGATTCTCCGGGCTGACATCCAATTGGCTGTAGCCCTTGCCGTGGATCAGTTTCTGCCGGTTGGCATTCAAACCGGCCTTGAGCTCGGGCAGCAGCGGGGCGCCGGCGATGGTTGCGCTGGCCTCGGCCTGTCTGACCCGCGCCACGGCGGCGGCGAGGTCGTAGCTGCCCAGCCGCGCCTGTTCCACCAGCCGCTCCAGCTCGGGGCTGCCGAATTGCGTCCACCATTGCCGATTGCTCTGCAGCGCGCCGTGGCTGTCGCCGGACTGCCACGCGCTCGGTGGCTGCACGCCGCTGTCCAGGCGCGGCGCCGGGCTGCTGCAGGCTGCCAGCAACAGGCTGGCGGCGAGGAAGGTCAGTCGCACTTTCATAGGTCGATCATTCACTGGTAAGGGCCGTGACCGGGTCAAGCCGGGCAGCTTTGCGGGCCGGCATAAAGCCGAAGATGACGCCGGTGACCAGCGCACAGGCAAACGCACCGATCACCGCCAGCCCTTGAAAGGCGATCGCCACGCCGCTGAGCAACAACACGCCGCCGACCAGCAGCGCCAGGCCGATTCCGGCGATTCCGCCGACCACCGAGAGCATCAGCGCTTCGGTGAGAAACTGACGGAGGATGTCGCGCTGACGGGCACCGGTGGCCATGCGAATACCGATCTCGCGGGTGCGTTCGCGTACGGTCATCAACATGATGTTCATCACGCCGATACCGCCGACCAGCAGGGAAATCGCCGCAATTGCCCCCAGCATCAGCGACAGCGTGCCTTGCGTGCGCGCTTCGGCCTGGATCATCGCGGCATTGTTGGTCAGCTCGAAATCCTTCTTGCCGTGGTGCCGACGCAACATCGCTTGTTCGATGGCCTGTTCGGCGTCCTTGACCTTGCGCGCATCCTTGGCGGCAATCACCACGTATTGCGGATTGCGGCTGCCGAACAGGCGCGTGCTCGCCGCCGAATAGGGCACGGCGATGCGATTGTCGCTATCGGAGTCGCCGGAGCTGGCGCCTTTTTCCGCAAGCACGCCAAGGATCTGGAACGGCACGTTTTCGATGAGAATGTATTGACCGATCGGGTCGGCGACATCCTTGAGCAATTTGTCGCGGACCTTGGTGCCGATCACCGCGACGGCGGCGGCGCTGTCCTCGTCGGCCTGGGTGAAGTAACTGCCCTGGATCACCGGCCAGTTGAAAATCTGCGGAAAGTTGGTGTCATTGCCGCCGACGTAACTGCTGTGGTCGGCATTGCCAAAGCGCACCCCGGCGGTCGAGCCGTTGACCGGCATGATCCGTTCCACCTGGGGCAGGGCGGACAGTTCGGCAACGTCGTCGAGGGTGATGATGCCCTCCGGCGTGCGCGGGTTCGGCGCCGAGCCGCTGAGATAAATGATGTTCGAGCCGAACGCACCCATTTGCGCCATGACCTGACGCTTGCTGCCTTCGCCGACGGCGAGCATGACCACCACCGAGGCCACGCCAATGACGATGCCCAGCAGGGTCAGCGCCGTGCGAAAGCGGTTGATCCACATCACTCGCCACGCCGCTTGTACAGCGTCAACCAGTTCACCTTTCCAGGCGCCGGTCTGGCTGCTGCCGTTGCTCAGGCGCTGGCGCAGGTCGACCGCTTGCAACGCCCCGGGATTGGCCACAGGCGGCGCGCACGCGTGCTCGGCGCTGTCGCTGATGATCAGACCGTCGCGGATTTCGATGATGCGCTTGGCCCGTTGCGCCACTTCGCGGTCGTGGGTGATGAGGATCACCACATGACCCTGATCGGCGAGTTCGTCGAGCAGGGTCATGACCTCGGCGCCGCTGTGGCTGTCGAGGGCGCCAGTCGGCTCGTCGGCGAGGATGATATGGCCGCCGTTCATCAGCGCACGGGCAATCGACACCCGCTGTTGCTGGCCGCCGGAAAGCTGATGCGGACGATTGCCAGTGCGAGTGCCGAGGCCGAGACGTTCCAGCAGTGCGTGAGCTCGGGCATGCCGCTCGGCGGCCGGGGTGCCGGCATAGATCGCTGGCATCTCGACGTTTTCCTGGGCCGAGCCGGAGGGAATCAGGTGGTAGCCCTGAAAGACAAAACCGAAGGCTTCGCGGCGCAGCCAGGCCAGTTCATCGCTGTCCAGCTGCGCGACATTTTCCCCGGCGAAGCGGTATTCGCCGCTGGTCGGGCGGTCGAGGCAACCGAGAATGTTCATCAGCGTCGATTTGCCCGAACCGGAGGCGCCGACGATGGCGACGAACTCGCCGGCATGGATCGACAGATCGATCCCGCGCAGCACTTCCACCAGCGGGCTGTCATCACCGCCATAGGCTTTGCGGATCTGCCGCAGGTCGATCAGGGGCGTGTGCATTCAGCCTCCATGACCAGCGGCCGGCGCGCTGAGAACATGCTCGCCCTCGGCCAGACCTTCCAGCACCTGGGTGCGCAGGCGATCGCTGATGCCGGTGCGTACTTCGCGCGCCTGAATATCACCGTTGGCAGCGACGATCTGCGCTCGCTGCCACTGCGGACGCGAGCCCGGTTGCAGGGCGGCAGTCGGCACGGTCAGGGTGTCTTGCGCCTGTTGCGCGACAAAGAACACCTGGGCGGTCATGTCGGTCATCAGGCTGTTGTCGGCGTTGTCGACGTCGAGCAGCACGGTATAAAGAACCACCCGTTCGCTGCCGCTGCGGCCGCTGGTGGGGCTGCCGCCCTGGTTCTGTTCGAGCGGACGCGGCGGCACCGGCAGAATCTGCCGCACCGTGCTGCTCCAGCGCCGAGTGCCGCCGCTGAGGGTGGTGAAGTAGGCGCTCATGCCGGGTTTGACATGGCCGATGTCGGCCTCCGAAACTTCGGCCCACACCGTCATCGGCGACAGTCGGGCGATGCGCAGGATCAGCGGGGTCTGTTGTTGCGCGTTGAGGGTCTGGCCTTCGCGCGCCCCGACGGCGACCACGGTGCCGCTCATCGGCGCATAGATGCGCGTGTAACCGAGTTCCGCCTCGTCACTGCGCAGGCTGGCCTGGGCCTGACGGATCTGCGCCTGGAACATGTCGATGCGCGCCTGGGTTGCGCGGACCTCGGCGCGCGCGGTCTGCACGTCTTCTTCGCGGGTGGCGCCTCCGGCGGCGAGTTTCTGCTGGCGCTGGTATTTCTGCTGCGCCAGATCGTGCTGGGCACGTTGCTCCTGCAACTGCGCCTTGAGGTTTTCGATGGAAAAGCGCCCGGCATCGAGCTTGGCTTTCTGTGTCGACGGGTCGATTTCCACCAGCAACTGGCCTTCCTTGACCGTATCGCCGGCCTCGACGTGAATCTTCTGAATCTGCCCCGAAGCCTGCGCGCCGACATCCACATAGCGGCGTGGCTGCAAGGTGCCGAGCGCTGTCACGCTGTTTTCGATATCGCCGCGGCTGACCTGCACAGTGGCAACGGCGTCGCGACCGGGTGGCAAGACTTGCCAGGCAGCGACGGCGATCACGGGAATCAGACAGAGAGCGGCAAACAGCGCGCGACGGGCGGGGCGGGGACGATTCATGCAGGGTTCCGGCCAGTGGTTGCGGCCCGTCGCAAGGCACGACAGACACAGGGGCTGTCCTGTAAACGAGGCATGGGCGACGGAATTTAGCCGCAGACACATCGAGTTACCGCACGCCGGGCCACCACTATTTGTCCGGGATATGGAATCAACTCTTTAAATCTATATGAGAATTACTATAAATTACGCACTTCAAGTTGCCACTATCTTGCTACTGCGTGATTTGCAGGTCTGATCAGTGCGCTCAAGGACAGAAACGGCATCGATGCGGTCGGGAGTCATGTTGGAAAACTACTATCGTGAGCTGGTGTGTTTCCTCAACGCCAGACTGGGCAACCGTCAGGTCGCCGAGGATGTGGTGCATGACGCCTATGTACGCGTGCTGGAGCGCTCCAGCGAGGTGCCGATCGAACAACCACGGGCCTTCCTTTATCGCACCGCGCTGAACCTGGTTATCGATGATCACCGCCGCAACGCGCTGCGCCAAGTCGAATCGCTGGACGTGCTCGATAACGAAGAGCGCTATTTCACCCCGTCCCCCCACGGCACCCTCGATCACGGCCAGCGTCTGGAAATGCTCCAGCGCGCACTGGCCGAATTGCCGCCGCTGTGCCGCGACAGTTTTCTGCTGCGCAAGATCGAAGGGATGTCCCATCCGGAAATCGCCCAGACCCTCGGCATCTCCCGGGCGCTGGTGGAAAAACACATCGTCAACGCCATGAAGCATTGCCGCTTGCGCATCCAGCAATGGGATGGCCAGTGATCCGCACCGGTTAAATTTCCTTTCATCGTCCTCGTTCCTACTCAACAGACGACCTGCTGACCTGATTCAGGCCGGTCAGGCCACCCAGGCTTTATTTCCCCGCGTTGAGGGGTTCATCCAGAGGACACTGGAAATGACACAGGCAATTGCATCGCCCATCGTTCACGACCTGATCGGCGTCGGTTTCGGCCCTTCGAACCTGGCACTGGCCATCGCTCTGCAGGAGCGCGGCGTGACCCAGGGCGAACTGGATGTGCTGTTCCTCGACAAGCAGGCCACTTACAGCTGGCACGGCAACACCTTGTCGACGCAGAGCGAGTTGCAGATTTCCTTCCTCAAGGACCTGGTGACCCTGCGCAATCCGACCAGCCCTTACTCGTTCGTCAACTACCTCAAGCACCACGGGCGTCTGGTCGATTTCATCAACCTCGGCACCTTTTATCCATGCCGCATGGAGTACAACGACTACCTGCGCTGGGTGGCCGGGCAGTTCACCGAGCAGAGCCGTTATGGCGAAGAAGTGCAGTTCATCGAGCCGGTTCTGCACAACCAGCAGGTCGAAGCCTTGCGGGTGATTTCCCGTGATGGTGAAGGCCAACAGTTCGTGCGCACCACGCGTTCGGTGGTGGTCAGCGCTGGCGGCACGCCGCGTATTCCGCAGGCGTTCAAAGCGCTGAAGGGCGACCATCGGGTGTTCCACCATTCGCAGTATCTGTCGCAAATGGCCAGGCAGCCGTGCGTGAACAATCAACCGATGAGCATCGCCATCATCGGAGGCGGGCAGAGCGCGGCGGAAGCCTTTATCGACCTGAATGATTCGTTCCCGTCGGTGCAGGTCGACATGATCCTGCGCGGTTCAGCGTTGAAGCCTGCGGACGACAGCCCGTTCGTCAACGAAGTGTTCTCGCCGGAATTCACTGATCTGGTGTTCCAGCAGAACAGCGTCGAGCGCGAGCGCCTGGTCAACGAGTACCACAACACCAACTATTCGGTGGTCGACATCGACCTGATCGAACGCATCTACGGCATCTTCTACCGGCAGAAGGTTTCCGGGATTGCCCGCCATGCGTTCCGCACCCTGACCACCGTCGAGAGCGCCACTGCCACGGCAAACGGCATCGAACTGGCCGTGCGCAACAACGCCACCGGCGAAGTCACGGTGCGAATCTATGACGCCGTGGTACTGGCCACCGGTTACGAGCGGCAGATGCACCGCAAGTTGCTCGCGCCGCTGGAGGAATACCTCGGCGAATTCGAAGTCGATCGCAACTACAAACTGATCACCGACGAGCGCTGCAAGGCCGGCATATATATGCAGGGCTTCTGCCAGGCCAGCCATGGCCTGAGCGATACGCTGCTGTCGGTGCTGCCGATTCGCGCCGACGAAATCGCCGGCTCGCTGTATGAGCATGGCAAACAGCGCGGGCACAGTCGCTCGGTGGCGGAGCTGTTGCTGGCGACTGCCAGCTGAATCTGCATTGCCTGACATATCGCCTTCGCGAGCAGGCTCGCTCCCACAATGGTTCTGTGAACGCAGGCCAGAATGCGGGAGCGAGCCTGCTCGCGAAGGGGCCATGGAAAGCCCCACAGATCCTGAATCTGAACCCTTCCTGAACACCCCCCACATTCCCCGAAAACACCCCTTCCAGCCGTTTCGCTGCGGGCGTAAGCTGCGCGCGTTTTCATCAATTGCGGAGACCCACAGTGGGTACTTGTTCGAGTGACAGTTGTCGGCCGGTCTCGATCACCGGCAGATTCTCGGCAAGATAACGCGCAGCCTTTCCCTGCCGTTGTCTCGCCGTAACAGCGAGCAGCGGCATCCCGTGCACGACCCGTTCTGGGTCGTGTCTCGACGTCCTTCTCATCGACGCTGAACCAGGCGTGATGGCGACCTCAATCGTCAGCGCCGCCTATCGACACGCCTGTCATTCCCGACGGGCGCGCCACGCCTTGCCGCGCCGGTTGTCCCGGTGCCAGGGCGCGGCGGTACCTGCTCGACGGTTTCCCGGCTGACCACAGGGGACACAGCCATGAAACTCACGCTCAAGGAATTTTTCGCAGGCTTTCTGCGCAGCCGCCACATCGCCCGGCACTTCCGTCGCCTCGCGTTGCTGGATTCGATCAACGACACCAAGGTCAACCGTGAAGTGCCGCCGACGCTGGCCAGTACGCTGGTGGCTGCCGCCCATGCCGACAGCGCCGCGTTGCTGTCGTCGTTGGGCACGCACGGCGAGGGGCTCACCGAGGTCGAGGCCGATGTACTGCGCGCGCAACACGGCCTTAACGAAGTCGAACACGAGCAGCCGCTGCCGTGGTGGACCCATCTGTGGCACTGCTACAAAAACCCGTTCAACCTGCTGCTGACCTTACTCGCGGTGATCTCCTGGCTGACCGAAGACCTCAAGGCGGCCGTGGTGATTTTCTCCATGGTGGTGCTGTCGACGCTGCTGCGCTTCTGGCAGGAGAGCAAATCCAATCAGGCCGCCGATGCGCTCAAAGCCATGGTCAGCAACACCGCCACGGTGCTGCGCCGCGATGGCCCACGCCGGGAGCTGCCGATCAAGCAACTGGTGCCCGGCGATCTGATCGTACTCTCGGCCGGCGACATGATTCCCGCCGATTGCCGCGTGCTCAGCGCCAAGGATCTGTTCGTCAGCCAGGCAGCAATGACCGGTGAGTCGATGCCGGTGGAGAAATTCACCCGGCAGACCGATCGCGACACGCGTAACCCGCTGGAGCTGGACAACATTCTGTTCATGGGCACCAACGTTGTCTCCGGCAGCGCGATTGCGCTGATTCTCACCACCGGCAACAGCACCTACTTCGGTGCGCTGGCGCAACGGGTCGGCGCGACGGACCGGGCGGTGACCTCGTTTCAGCAGGGCGTCAACAAGGTCAGCTGGCTGCTGATCCGCTTCATGTTCGTCATGGCGCCACTGGTACTGTTCATCAACGGTTTCACCAAGGGCGACTGGAGCGAAGCGCTGCTCTTCGCGCTGTCAATTGCCGTCGGCCTGACTCCGGAAATGCTGCCGATGATCGTCACCTCGACCCTGGCCAAAGGCGCCGTGTTCCTGTCGCGCAAAAAAGTCATCGTCAAACGCCTCGACGCGATCCAGAACTTCGGCGCCATGGACGTGCTGTGCACCGACAAGACCGGCACTCTGACTCAGGACAAGATCTTTCTGGCGCGTAATGTCGATGTCTGGGGTGAGGATTCTGACCATGTGCTGGAACTGGCCTACCTCAACAGCTACTACCAGACCGGCCTGAAAAACCTGCTGGATGTGGCGGTGCTGGAACACGTCGAAATCCATCGCGAGTTGAAAGTCGGCAGTGCGTTTCGCAAGGTCGATGAAATCCCGTTCGACTTCAATCGCCGGCGCATGTCGGTGGTCGTGGAGGGCCGCGGTCAGCCCCATCAATTGATCTGCAAAGGCGCGGTGGAAGAAGTGCTGGCGGTGTGCAGCCGGGTGCGTCACGGCGAAGTTGATGAGGCATTGCGCGATGAATTGCTGGCGCGGATTCGCCAGGTCACCGGCGCTTTCAACGCCGAAGGTCTGCGCGTGGTGGCGGTCGCGGCTCGCTCAATGGCAGAAGGGCGCGAGACTTACAGCCTGGCTGATGAACAGGAACTGACGCTGATCGGTTACGTGGCGTTCCTCGATCCACCGAAGGAAAGCACCGCGCCAGCGCTCAAGGCCTTGGCCGAGCATGGCGTAGCGGTCAAGGTGCTGACCGGTGACAACGAACTGGTGACGGCGAAAATCTGCCGTGAGGTAGGCCTCGCCCAACAGGGTTTGCTGCTGGGCAATGACATTGAGCGCATGAGCGATGCTGAGCTGGCCATGGCGGTCGAGACGACCAACGTCTTCGCCAGACTGACGCCGTCGCACAAAGAGCGTATCGTCGGCATTCTCAAGGGCAACGGCCATGTGGTCGGGTTCATGGGCGACGGTATCAACGACGCGCCGGCGCTGCGCAGCGCCGACATCGGCATTTCCGTGGACAGCGCGGTGGACATCGCCAAGGAAGCGGCGGACATCATCCTGTTGGAAAAAAGCCTCATGGTGCTGGAGGAGGGCGTGCTCGAAGGGCGGCGCACCTTCGCCAACATGCTCAAGTACATCAAGATGACTGCCAGTTCCAACTTCGGCAATGTGTTCTCGGTGCTGGTTGCCAGCGCGTTCATCCCGTTCCTGCCGATGCTGCCGATGCACCTGCTGGTGCAGAACCTGCTCTACGATATTTCGCAGATCGCCATTCCGTTCGATAACGTCGACGACGAGATGCTGAAACAGCCGCAGCGCTGGCAGCCGGCTGACGTCGGGCGCTTCATGCTGTTTTTCGGCCCGATCAGTTCGATCTTCGATATCACGACGTTCGCCTTGATGTGGTACGTGTTCGACGCCAACACCCCGGATCACCAGACGCTGTTCCAGTCCGGCTGGTTCGTGGTCGGGTTGCTGACCCAGACGCTGATCGTGCACATGATCCGCACGCCGAAGATCCCGTTACTGCAAAGCCGCGCCGCCATGCCGCTGCTGGTCATGACCGGGGTCATCATGGCGGTCGGCATTTTCCTGCCGATGGGGCCGCTGGCGCATTACTTCAAATTGCAGGCGCTGCCGTCGCTGTATTTCGTGTTTCTGCCGGTGATTCTGCTGGCGTACATGGCGCTGACCCAAGCCGTTAAAGGCTTCTACATCCGCCGGTTCGGCTGGCAATAACCGCCATGGAATGCTTTCCCCTGTGGGAGCGAGCCTGCTCGCGAAGGCGTCGTGTCAGTCAGTACATCTCTGACTGGTATAGGCACTTCACGAGCAGGCTCGCTCCCGCAGGGGATATTGGTGCGTCAGGGCCGCCGGATGAATGACCTGTTTTTTAGGAAAAGTCCTACAGAGCTATCGCCGACGCTTGCGTAGTCTTGCCCTCCCCAAACCTCACCGGGAGAATGACCATGAGCAACAAAGCGTTGCGCATCCTGATCGCCGACCCGCAACATTTTCATCGCATGAAAATCGAGCGCCTGTTCAATGCGCTCGGCTACTACCGCGTCGCCCCGGTGCAGACTCTCGGCGAATTGTTGACCTTGGTCGACTACGGCTGCGAGCCGTTCGATGTACTGGTGATCAATGCCGAACTGGCGGCGGGCTCACTGAATCTGCTGGGCTTTCTGCTCGATAACCCACAGGTTCGCCATGCTCTGATCTACAACGAACAATCAGCACCGTTGCGAGCGTTTGCAGGGTTTGCTCAGGAAAACGCGCAGATCAGCCCGACGCCATTGCCCAATTCACAGCTCATCGGGCAGGTGATGGCGAGAGTCGAAGCTTGCGACGAACGCCAGGCAGCGCCTGACGCCCACGCATCGTTGCGCCATGCCAATGCATAAAAAAACAATCTGCACAACTGTCAGACCTGACAGGTGATTCTCTTGCTCATCCATGTAACAGTGCCGGCGCAGCTACCGACTCCGGGACAGACTGTTGCGGTGTCTTCGATTTTGCAGGAGTACCAATGAAGTCAGCGCTGATCGTCGATGATCACCCAGTCGTGCGCGCGGCCATTCGAATCGTCCTGCAGGCTCAAGGCTTCACGCAGATTCATGAAGCGTCCAATGGCAATGAAGTCGTGCCGTTGATCTGCGCGCATGATCCGAAACTGGTTGTGCTCGATCTGGGGCTGGGATCGATGGACGGGCTGGAAGTGCTGACGCGAATCCAGATCAAGGCGCCGACGGCGCGCTGCCGGGTTCTGGTATTCAGCATGCATGAGCCCACGCATTACCAGGAGCGCTGTCTGCGCGCCGGCGCACGGGGCTACGTGACCAAGAGCAATCAACTGACTCTGCTGCACGAAGCCATCAAGGCATTGATGTCCGGCCACACTTATTTCTCCGCATTGCCCAATACCAGCGGTCTGTACAACGCCGTGCAACGCACGGAAAAGGAGCTGATCGCGCAGCTGTCCGATCGAGAGTTATGCATTTTCGTGAATCTGGCGCTGGGCAAACCGAACAAGGCCATCGCTCTGGAAATGCACCTGAGTCACAAAACCGTCAGCACCTACAAGACCCGCATGATGGCGAAACTTGGCCTGGGTTCGCTGGTGCTTCTGCGTGAGTTCGCCAAGCGCAATCACTTGATCTGAGTACCCCGACATGACGCAGGGACTGCGGGTTTTATTGCTGTGGCTGGGGCTTGTTGCCTCGGTTGGGGCGAATGACCAGCCGCAGACGCTGGAGGTGCTGGCGCGCCTCGAACCGGGAAGTATCCAGGTGCGCCTCGATGATCGGGAGCGCCAGTGGCTGCGTGAGCATCCAGTCTTGCGCATGGGCATCTCCGGCCCGGACTACCCGCCTTTCGAAATCACCCGCCATCAGCATGAGCTGGAGGGACTGACGGCGGATTACGCCGACCTGTTGGCACAACTGCTTGGCATCAGGATCGAAGTGCGGCGTTTCGTCGATCGTCCCGCACTGATGGCGGCACTCAAGCGCGCTGACGTCGAACTCCTGGGCACCTCGAACAGTTTCGAAGCGGCGGATCCGGCCTTTGTTCTGTCGCGGCCGTATGCTGAAGATCAGCCGATGCTGGTGACGCGTCATGACGAGAAACTGCCTGCTGACCTTGCAGGCAAACGCATCGCCATGGTCGAGGATTACCTGCCACTGGCCCATGTTCAGGCGTTCTACCCCGGCGCCCACGTGCAGCTTTACGCTTCGGCCATGGATGCACTCGGCGCGGTCGCCTTCGGTGCCGACGACGTGTACCTGGGCGACTTCATCAGCGCCAACTACCTGATCAACACCAATTATCGCAACGACCTGCAACTGGCCGGGCCGTCGGGGCTTGATGCCAATCCGTTCGCCTTTGCGTTGTTGCGCAGCGATGTGGTGCTCAAACGCATCGTCGACAAGGCCTTGCTGGCCGTGCCGATGGAGCGTCGCCATCTGATCGAACAGCGCTGGAGCGTCGGCCTCGCCGAGATGGCCGAACAGTCGCGGGTACAGCTCAGCGCCGCCGAGCAGCAGTGGCTGGATCAGCACCCGGTGGTGCGGGTCGGCGCTGTCGAAGACTTCGCGCCGTTGGCGTTTTTCGATGCTGATGGGCGCTTCAACGGCCTGGCAGCGCAGTTGCTGAGCCTGATTGCGCAGCGCAGCGGGCTGAATTTCGAGATCGTGCGTGGCACCTCGCTGAACGACCAGTTCGAACAACTTCAGGCCGGCGCACTCGATATTTTGCCCGTGGTAACGCCGAGCACCGAGCGGGAAGCGCAGCTGCAATTCACCCGCGCCTATCTGAACAATCCGTTCGTGCTAGTCAGCGCAGCGAACGGACCACATCCATTGCCGCTCGACGAACTGGCGGGCAAACGCCTGGCGATCTATCGCGGCCACCCGTTGCGCGAATACCTCCTGCAACGCGTGCCCGGACTACGTCTGGTCGAAGTCAAAAGCCCCGCCGAAGGCATGGCGCTGATTGCCCGTGGACAGGTCGACGTGACGGTAAGCTCGTTGCTGGTGGCGCGTTTTCTGATCGCCCGCCAATACCGCGACCGCCTGCGTATTACCGGCACCGTAGGCGATCAGCCGGCGCGCATCGCTTTGGCCACGGCGCCGCAGTCGGCGCTGCTGCACTCGATCCTGAACAAGGCGTTGCTGAGCATCGCGCCGCAGCAAATGGATGAACTGGTCGAGCGCTGGAGCCACGATGTGGTGGTGGAGGACAGCTATTGGTCGCGCCATCGCCGCGAGATTCTGCTTGGTTTTGCCGGCGCCGCAGGCTTGCTGCTGCTGGCCCTGATCTGGATCGGCTGGCAGCGTCGGCAGATCCATCAGCGCCAGCAATGGTTGTTGCAACTGCAACAGGCCAAGGACGCAGCGGATGAGGCCAATCGGGCCAAAAGCACCTTCCTGGCGACCATGAGCCACGAGATCCGCACACCGATGAACGCCTTGATCGGCATGCTCGAACTGGCGCTCAAGCGCGCAGAGGAGGGCGTGACTGATCGACTGGCAATTCAGGTGGCGTCGAATGCCGGCCAGCAATTATTGGCGTTGATTGGCGACATTCTCGACATCGCCCGTATCGAGTCGGGGCATTTGTCCCTTTCGCCCGAGCGGGCCAACCTGCGCGAGACGGTGTTATCGGTGTGTCGGGTTTTCGAAGGGCTGGCGCGGCAGAAACGGCTCTTGTGGCGCATCGAACTTGATCCGCGCGCCGACGTGGATGTGCTGATTGATCCGACGCGCTTCAAACAGGTGCTGTCGAACCTGTTGAGCAATGCGATCAAATTCACCCAGTCAGGTGACGTCTGCCTGCGACTGCAGATCGTTGCGATATCGCACGAGCAAGTGAGTGTGCAAGTGCTGATCGAAGACAGCGGCATCGGTATAAGTGCTGAAGATCAAAAGCGCCTGTTCAGCCCGTTCGTT
This window contains:
- a CDS encoding transporter substrate-binding domain-containing protein: MTQGLRVLLLWLGLVASVGANDQPQTLEVLARLEPGSIQVRLDDRERQWLREHPVLRMGISGPDYPPFEITRHQHELEGLTADYADLLAQLLGIRIEVRRFVDRPALMAALKRADVELLGTSNSFEAADPAFVLSRPYAEDQPMLVTRHDEKLPADLAGKRIAMVEDYLPLAHVQAFYPGAHVQLYASAMDALGAVAFGADDVYLGDFISANYLINTNYRNDLQLAGPSGLDANPFAFALLRSDVVLKRIVDKALLAVPMERRHLIEQRWSVGLAEMAEQSRVQLSAAEQQWLDQHPVVRVGAVEDFAPLAFFDADGRFNGLAAQLLSLIAQRSGLNFEIVRGTSLNDQFEQLQAGALDILPVVTPSTEREAQLQFTRAYLNNPFVLVSAANGPHPLPLDELAGKRLAIYRGHPLREYLLQRVPGLRLVEVKSPAEGMALIARGQVDVTVSSLLVARFLIARQYRDRLRITGTVGDQPARIALATAPQSALLHSILNKALLSIAPQQMDELVERWSHDVVVEDSYWSRHRREILLGFAGAAGLLLLALIWIGWQRRQIHQRQQWLLQLQQAKDAADEANRAKSTFLATMSHEIRTPMNALIGMLELALKRAEEGVTDRLAIQVASNAGQQLLALIGDILDIARIESGHLSLSPERANLRETVLSVCRVFEGLARQKRLLWRIELDPRADVDVLIDPTRFKQVLSNLLSNAIKFTQSGDVCLRLQIVAISHEQVSVQVLIEDSGIGISAEDQKRLFSPFVQASNSLQAARSGSGLGLVISRNLCEMMGGTLGLDSDLGQGTRVEMNLSLPLLTAVTTTLATPEAAAATCVLSVLVVDDHPVNRLLMCWQLSELGHRTVDVGDGEQGLDRWRTQAFDVVITDCNMPRRNGYELARTIRDEEAASGRRPCLILGFTANAQVEERLRCLDAGMDGCLFKPIRLHDLAEALEGAHRCERHEDEPPNAEPVEIDLSALEQMAGADHSLIERLRKEVGNSLRDDLQALNQTHVGDRNGLRELAHRIRGGAQMVGAARVVAACADLDTACRDGENAFIERAIGKLREAMHGLARCL